The following coding sequences are from one Bufo bufo chromosome 2, aBufBuf1.1, whole genome shotgun sequence window:
- the RPS6 gene encoding 40S ribosomal protein S6, with translation MKLNISFPATGCQKLIEVDDERKLRTFYEKRMATEVSADPLGEEWKGYVVRISGGNDKQGFPMKQGVLTHGRVRLLLSKGHSCYRPRRTGERKRKSVRGCIVDANLSVLNLVIVRKGEKDIPGLTDKTVPRRLGPKRASRIRKLFNLSKEDDVRQYVVRKPLTKEGKKPRTKAPKIQRLVTPRVLQHKRRRIALKKQRTKKNKEEASEYAKLLAKRTKEAKEKRQEQIAKRRRLSSLRASTSKSESSQK, from the exons ATGAAG CTCAATATTTCTTTCCCAGCCACTGGCTGCCAGAAGCTcattgaggtggatgatgagcGCAAACTGAGGACCTTCTATGAAAAACGTATGGCCACGGAGGTCTCTGCTGATCCTTTGGGTGAAGAATGGAAG GGATACGTTGTGCGTATCAGCGGAGGAAATGACAAGCAAGGGTTCCCCATGAAACAGGGTGTCCTCACTCATGGACGTGTCCGTCTGCTCCTCAGCAAAGGTCACTCTTGCTACCGCCCTAGGAGGACTGGCGAGCGGAAACGCAAGTCTGTGCGTGGTTGTATTGTGGATGCAAACTTAAGTGTGCTGAACCTGGTTATTGTCAGGAAAG GTGAGAAAGATATTCCCGGCCTTACTGACAAGACTGTTCCTCGTCGCCTGGGTCCAAAAAGGGCCAGCAGAATCCGCAAGCTCTTCAACCTCTCTAAAGAAGATGATGTCCGCCAGTATGTGGTCAGGAAGCCTCTCACTAAAGAAG GCAAGAAGCCAAGAACCAAGGCCCCGAAGATCCAGCGTCTGGTAACTCCAAGAGTGCTTCAACACAAACGTAGACGTATCGCCCTGAAAAAGCAGCGTACAAAGAAGAATAAAGAGGAGGCTTCAGAATATGCCAAGCTGTTGGCTAAGAGAACAAAG GAGGCTAAGGAGAAGCGCCAGGAGCAGATCGCCAAGAGACGGAGACTATCGTCTCTGAGAGCCTCCACATCAAAATCTGAATCCAGCCAGAAGTAA